One part of the Herbiconiux aconitum genome encodes these proteins:
- the glpK gene encoding glycerol kinase GlpK: MTDYIIAIDQGTTSTRAIVFDHSGSIVSQGQLEHKQIFPKAGWVEHDPKEIWDNTREVIGQALSRANITRHNVRAVGITNQRETTVVWDKNTGEPVYNAIVWQDTRTQEIVDRLSADGGAERFKDIVGLPLSTYFAGTKIVWILENVEGAREKADNGDLLFGTTDSWVTWNLTGGVDGGVHITDVTNASRTLFMDLKTLTWRDDILEVFGVPRSMLPTIKSSSEVYGTVHTSSLLREVPVAGILGDQQAATFGQAAFDAGEAKNTYGTGNFLIFNTGTEIVHSKNGLLTTLGYQLGDDVPHYALEGSIAVTGSLVQWLRDNLGLIAAAPEIEELAASVDDNGGAYFVPAFSGLFAPHWRSDARGALVGLTRYVNKGHIARAALEATAFQTREVLDAVNADSGVPLTELKVDGGMIANNLLMQFQADILDVPVVRPVVAETTAVGAAYAAGLAVGFWADLDELRANWQEDSRWEPHLDDAERARLYRNWKKAVTKTLNWVDDDVL; this comes from the coding sequence ATGACGGACTACATCATCGCGATCGACCAGGGAACCACGAGCACGAGGGCGATCGTCTTCGACCACTCCGGCTCGATCGTGAGTCAAGGGCAACTGGAGCACAAGCAGATCTTCCCGAAGGCGGGATGGGTCGAACACGACCCGAAGGAGATCTGGGACAACACCCGGGAGGTCATCGGGCAGGCGCTCTCCCGAGCCAACATCACGCGGCACAACGTCAGAGCCGTCGGCATCACGAATCAGCGCGAGACCACCGTCGTGTGGGACAAGAACACCGGCGAACCCGTCTACAACGCCATCGTCTGGCAGGACACCCGCACCCAGGAGATCGTCGACCGCCTTTCCGCCGACGGGGGCGCCGAGCGGTTCAAGGACATCGTGGGGCTGCCGCTGTCGACCTACTTCGCCGGCACCAAGATCGTCTGGATTTTGGAGAACGTGGAGGGCGCCCGCGAGAAGGCGGACAACGGCGATCTGCTCTTCGGCACCACCGACTCCTGGGTCACCTGGAACCTCACGGGCGGAGTCGACGGGGGCGTGCACATCACCGATGTGACGAACGCCTCCCGAACCCTGTTCATGGATCTGAAGACCCTCACCTGGCGCGACGACATCCTCGAGGTCTTCGGGGTGCCCCGCTCGATGCTCCCCACCATCAAGTCGTCCTCCGAGGTCTACGGCACCGTGCACACCTCGTCGCTCCTCCGCGAGGTGCCGGTCGCCGGCATCCTCGGCGACCAGCAGGCCGCCACCTTCGGCCAGGCGGCCTTCGATGCCGGGGAGGCGAAGAACACCTACGGCACCGGCAACTTCCTCATCTTCAACACGGGCACCGAGATCGTGCACTCGAAGAACGGATTGCTGACGACCCTCGGCTACCAACTGGGCGACGACGTGCCCCACTACGCGCTCGAGGGATCGATCGCGGTCACGGGTTCGCTCGTGCAGTGGTTGCGCGACAATCTGGGCCTCATCGCCGCCGCCCCTGAGATCGAGGAGCTCGCGGCATCCGTCGACGACAACGGCGGCGCCTACTTCGTGCCGGCGTTCTCCGGGCTCTTCGCGCCGCACTGGCGATCGGATGCGCGTGGTGCGCTGGTGGGCCTCACCCGTTACGTGAACAAGGGCCACATCGCACGAGCGGCCCTCGAAGCGACGGCATTCCAGACACGCGAGGTGCTCGACGCCGTGAACGCGGACTCCGGTGTGCCGTTGACAGAGCTGAAGGTCGACGGCGGGATGATCGCGAACAACCTGCTCATGCAGTTCCAGGCCGACATCCTCGACGTTCCGGTGGTGCGGCCGGTGGTCGCCGAGACGACCGCCGTCGGCGCGGCCTACGCTGCGGGGCTCGCGGTCGGCTTCTGGGCCGACCTCGACGAGCTCCGTGCGAACTGGCAGGAGGACTCCCGCTGGGAGCCGCACCTGGACGATGCGGAGCGGGCCCGCCTCTACCGCAACTGGAAGAAGGCGGTCACGAAGACCCTGAATTGGGTCGACGACGACGTGCTGTAG